GCAATGAGAGAAGCTATGGATGAGTTGCTTTATAATGGTCGTGTTGATTTGGTTTTTGCTGGACATGTTCATGCATACAAACGCTTCCTAAGTGATCATCTCTTAGATTAATGTTTTTCATAAATTTTAGTTGTTTGACATGAtatattttgattgattgattaattaattggatTCATTTGCAGACTCGAATTTATGATAACAAGGCTGATTCGTGCGGTTCACTGTACGTGACAATTGGAGATGGAGGAAATCGCGAGGGACTTGCATTAAAGTAAGATACTACGATATTTAAATATAAACTTTTTTAAATGtgttaatttttttgaaatcttAATATATGATAAGTATatttaactatttattatttctttactaACGTACCTCTAATTTGTTGATAATAGGTTTAAGAGTCCTCCAAGTCCGCTTTCGTTGTTTAGATAACCAAGCTTTGGTCATGGAAGGTTACAGATACTAAATGAAACTCATGCAGAATGGTCATGACATCGAAACAACGTTAAGGATGCAGTTGTAGCTGATAGAATCTGGATAGAGAACTTAAGCAAGGTTAAAGCTTGCTCAGATATACCAAATTTCCAACAAGATGTTAATGAAGAGTTGTAAATTACAATTTTGAACAATATTTGTTGATACATAATTTGAAGTTTAATTGGATAGTAGTTATTTTCTCTACTTCTTGGGTGATATATTGAGTTAGGAGAAGTGAAACATATAAGCACAATTATGTAAATTtcatttctttgtatttttaaaaatactaagAGCTCAatctaattatattatttttcaattcaACTCATTTTTGTTCTTCCAAAGTTACATAGAACGCTTCTAATTAGTCTTGTGAAAATTATAAGGTTCAATTCACATCAAATTTTTGATGTATGGGGACATAGAATAGTAACAACCAAAACAAACgatctttattaataataatcaataaatagTGAATTTAGCAAAAGAAGATAAAGCAAGGCGATAAACACAAAAGATTTGTTTCCCAAACTCGATTAAATAATCTACGTCGAGGGTAGAGAGCAGCTTTTCAATTCACTATACtccaaaagttgttacaagatattacaaatgagttacaagaaaatagttttTCAAGGTCtaagaacaaaccctattttctacccCAAAAGTTTCTCAATCATTCCAACTCTCTCCAACTCTCAAACTCAAGGTGTTTATAAGTATTTCTCAATTCTCTTAAATAACTCCAAAGTTTTCCAAAACAACTCTTGCCTTTCTATGTTCTCCCTTGGAATTCCCTAAACCCTTATTTCTCCATTTTACTTTAAAACTCTAAAATTGTCACATTGCGGATAACAGAAGAGACATATTTATAATTGCTAAAACCTAACATATTCATAACGAATCCCAAAAACACAACTCATTAACAAACATGTACGCGAGTATGTCATtaccaaaatatgtcattttccTTCTCTTTCCCACTTGAGGTTTTAAGGCATATTATAACAATATCCACCTTGACTCAAAACTGATGGTGGTGTCAATTTAACCACCAACCACCTTACTGCTCTATTCAAATCTTGAATCACTCTTTAATAACCTTGATAAAGTTTAACTCACTCTTAAACCTTGATCTCGCCACTTGCATCCACTTGTTTCCAATTATCCTTTTCTACTTAGGTAATTTGACAAGTCCACAAGAATGGTTAATTCAACCATCATCTACTCCACATGCCTTCGAACACATCCCCGAAGGTCTCTATTTCTGTATTTGCAATCCTTCAACCACATTTAAAGCATAATATCCAAGACTAGAATTATTGTTCCTTTGAATTTCTACAATCTCATTCCTTACCTTATTAGGAGTCAAGTTATAATCAGATATCTCTCTAATCGTTCCCTCACTAATATTAGTATATATAGTATAAAACTCCACCTAAAACAAAGTTTTCTCCATATAGTTTCTAAAAGATTCATCCTTAGGTTTTACTATTCTTCCTCTGAAAGAACTATCTACCAAACATGTAAGTTGCTTTGACACTAGCCTTATTCCATAAACTCAATGACAATTCAGCAGTCTCATGCATCTTTATCCtttgttttatgtaaaatttATTGAACTGttctaaaataaatttcaagAAATCATCATGCATTAACCTTAAATACCATAGCTTGTTCTTATTATGAAAGTATTCATTAGTTAATGATGAGTGAACATCACTATttgaaccttctaaaatatatagacCTCTTATTTCAGACTCTTTAACAATGACCACTTTATCATGCGAAACCTTCAACACCCCACGTTCAACTCTAGTGCAATAGCCTAGATCATCAAGCATGCTTATGGAAAACAAATTTCACTTAAGTTTTATAACATACCTCACATTGTGAATAAGAAACTTACAATCATCAAACATTTTAGTTTGAGCGTTCTAATACCATGAACCTTGCAAGCCTTATTATCACAAAGGCGAAGTAATCCACATTCCTCCAACTTTAAAGTCTCAAAGTATTCTATTTGGACTCGTATGATAAGAGGAACCCGATTCTATGACCCAACTACCTTTAGTCTCAAAACTCGATATCAATGGTGCATCAACATTATCATAACCATCCTCATCTAAGACAACCACAACTTTAACAACATCATCATTTTCCTCTCTCTTAAAACAATCCTTCTTAAAGTGACTTGTGTTTTTTACAATTATAACATTTTACCTTTGACTTGTCAAACCTCTTTTATTTAGTTATTCCTCTTTGCTCAGTTCCTCCTCATGAGACACTCAAGCCTTCAACATTATCATCAATTTTtaaatctttctcttttgaaatATCTTTGGATTTCACTGCCGTCTGgacttcatccaaagtaataGTACCTTCCTTAGGGGCTTAAAGTTCTCAAAGTATATGGGTAATGAGCTCAACAAGAGAAGAGTCTTCtcctcatcatcaatcttcaccttGATATTCTCAAGATCATCAATAATCTTGTGAATTTCAGTCAACTGCTCTACTATGAATTTGTTCTCCACCATTTAGAATGAATAGAGTTGTTGTTTTAAACACAACATATGAGGAAAATACTTGGTTAAATACAATGATTCAATTTTTACCCACACTGCAACCGTATTTTTCTCCCTAGCGACTTCCCTTAGAACTTTATCCCCGAGGCATAAGATAATGGCACTCCTGGCCTTATCCACCTTCTCGGTCTTTTGTGCTTTTGTTAGGTGTGCAGACATAGAAGTAATTTCTTCATTATATGTCGACCTAAAATGTTGTATGTGTTAACCTATGAAaggtatgtgtcgacacatacactTGTGTTTTGAGTAAAAGGTGATTTTTAAAGCTTGCAACTGATTTTTAATGCTATGTAATTCATTTTTGATGCATGATACCTTTTGCAAACATGTTCTAGGTGCATTCTAAGATCCTCAATACTAAGGTGCATATGATGACTCAAAGATACCGTTTGCTAAAGTtttcctagttttgacatcattcaaaacatcCAGGGCAAGTGCACTGGCATCTTATTGAAAAGAAGAGTAACAATTCCATAAGTTTAAATTGCATCTCGAGAAACAAAGGGAATGCAAGTTAAGGAAACTGAGAACAGATGGTGGAGGTGAATACACCTCTTTAGAATTTTCAAGATATTAAAATGAGGAAGGTATAGAGCATTAGGTCATTGTTCACTATACACCACATTATAATGGTATagctgaaaggaaaaatagaagtaTATTAAACATGGTAAGGAGTAATAAAACTCCTTACCAAGAGCCAACAAACATTGAAAAATCTACACCAAGTATCACATGTCCGAAAACAAAAGCCACACACTGCCACCGCAACCTAAGCAACCACAAACTCCAAGAAATGACACCTGCTCTACAAGACAACCACAAAGCTAAAAAGATAACAAAAAACCAACGAGACTATCCTACAATATGTACAGACAACAACACAACTATCTGACACGAGAGAAACAATAACAGTTGAAAGACCTCATAATATAAGATTTCCATATCCAGTCCCAACATGTTAAACTTATGATTCTGTACAGCCTAGGCAGGCCCAATGATTTGCATTCCATTGAGCTGCGTTCTCTTTCATGTTGATTGATTTTGTGAACAACCACCTACGAGAGTACTCTTTTACGTCCTCAAGTAGCTTTCCAGAATCTATCCCCTTATTGCAGAACAGCTTATCGTTCCTAGCTTTTTATATGCTCCAGACGCACGCGAAACAATGACCCTTCCACCTCCTGCCAACCCTTCAAATTCCAACCGTTACTGATGAGAAGCTTCTCCTCGTTATGAATGCCTATTTATGATAAttgtataataatttaaatacGCGCTGAAGAATGTTTCTTTGAGACTATGCCTTTTGGTACAATTCTTTTAGAATTTTCTAAAAGGTAACAACTCAATAAAATGCGATTTTTAATGAAGAATTCAGCCAGCTttcttaaaaattaatatatcagATGTTTGCATTTGAACctattcatatttttcattttcaaacatATATGTCTAACCAAACACTAGTGCCAACAAAAGAAATGAGTAGGACTGCTATAATACTacgaataaaatagtaaaaaatgaaaCAGCAACGCTTTACATTTGGACAACACCGTAAATTCCAAACGCGTAGATGTAgacttaaaattttcaatttcattcaacataagaaatcactttttttttttccatttaataCACAAAGCAAAAGCCACGTAAGAAAAAGACTTATTCAACCTTTTTTAATAGATAGATTTTTTACATTTCATCAGCGTCGCCACATGATTCGTTTGTGTAGGCAAGGACCGCATCGGACGGTCCAGATCAAATCATCGAAATCACATCCTTCATCAAACGGCGGAAATCAAATCAGATTCTTCTCAGCTTATCGGCTTTGATCACGGGATTCGCTTTAGCTATCTCCTCTCTCCCCACCGCCTTGAAATCAAAACCGCACTCGTGTTTCTCCGGGTACCTGTGGGTCCCACAGAACGTGATTCCACATCTACACTTGAACCCGGTTAACCCGGTCCGTTTTCTACAGGTCCCGCACCGGTTCGGTTGAACCGATCTGATCGAAGCTTCCGCCGCGTTGGTCACGATCGACTGTACCGGTGGTTGAGGTTGAGATTGAGGGAGAGATTCGATCTCCATAACCGGAGATGCAACAACTACGGCAGCAGCGGCGGCGGTTGATGACGAGGAGGCAGAGGAGAGAGCGGTTTCGATTGTGGATTTGGTTTTGGCTTGTTCTTGCTCCTTCAGATGAATATCTCTGTAACATTTTGAACAGAAATTCATCGTAGCTGAGCTTCCGAAGAAGCCGCAGTTGTTAGCGCAGAGTCTGTGGCCTTCCGGAGTTTCACATCGGTGCTCTTCCGCCATGGATTCAGGTAGATCTGTTCTTTCAGACGAAAAAAATCCTGCAGAAATTTCAACAACGAATATACCGTCACATCAACCGATGAATATTCGAATTTTCAATCAAGATTCATCGTTTCGATtccaagaaaattcaaagaataatCGAAACGATGAATCTTGATTACAAATCGCGAAATTaagaaaaaattaagagaaaatttCAAGAACTATGAATGAAATTGTACCTGATTGAAGAGAGGAGTGGTTGAGGAATTGAGAGGAAGAGAAAGAATGTTAACGGGAAAGATAACAGAGTAGGAAAGGTTATGATGAGAGAGAGAGGAAGAAACGGCGAAAGGGGACAAATTGGTATTAATCGTTTTCAACTGGGGAaagattagttaattaattaatagaaTGAGAATAATAAAGAGTTGTAATTGAGGATTAGtgtaaattaattgattaatgaaTGGGATTAGAACAAAAGACACGCTGGCTTGACGGCTGTGGTGAACAACGTAGCGGCTGAGAAAGCTTAacgtattatatattatttaaattcaatgaaactAGACGtatatttaaattcaatggatttattatagatattttttattttggttttttgttttgaatttaatGGAAAGGACCCACAGTTTTATCTAAGTTTCTTTATTGGACGGCGTtgattgataaaaataaataaataaatattgaaaataatattaatgAAGTTGGAGAGTTGATGCGTGTTTGGAGGGAAGGCGTGGCAACAAGTTGGAGAGTGGGAAGGGAGGTAGGGTCGTTCCTATCTAGTGCTGCGATGGAAACAATATTATCGTCATAGCACTTTTTTTTGGGAAATAAATAAGAGAAAAAATAGGTAAAGAAAATTCATTAACAAAAAGTGTAAAGGGAACGGAAAAAAAAAGTGTAAAGGGAAAAAGTTATATCTTTGTGAATTGTGAATTTGTGATCTAAAGGGGAATTTTTAACATGTACAGTCTACAGTTATCTCTTTTCTTCTATTGTACCGtcgatatttatttttttaatgtttttttcttttttctttaattttattttaaaattaaaaatactcTACTAATTATGCTATGATATCCAAAAAGTCTTTGTGATGATATTGAGAAGCTGATGAAACACACTACTGCCGGAAAAACACAAATAGGACCAAAGATAAAGATATATGTTGAAAAAAATGGAATAAAGTGGGCCAAATTAAGAATAGGGAGGTATGGGATTCagaaatttgaatatttttaaccAAACCCTGCTGGTCAAACAACTCTGGAGAATCTATAGCAGTAATAACACCTTGTTGCATCGATGTCTCAAagctaaatatttttctaagggCAACATTCTGGAAGCCAAAGTTAAACTAGGTGATAGCTATATATGGAATAGCATCAT
The Vicia villosa cultivar HV-30 ecotype Madison, WI linkage group LG6, Vvil1.0, whole genome shotgun sequence genome window above contains:
- the LOC131610979 gene encoding zinc finger A20 and AN1 domain-containing stress-associated protein 4, coding for MAEEHRCETPEGHRLCANNCGFFGSSATMNFCSKCYRDIHLKEQEQAKTKSTIETALSSASSSSTAAAAAVVVASPVMEIESLPQSQPQPPVQSIVTNAAEASIRSVQPNRCGTCRKRTGLTGFKCRCGITFCGTHRYPEKHECGFDFKAVGREEIAKANPVIKADKLRRI